AATACGTCTCCACCCATTGCTTTCGGCAGCAATGGGTGGTAACCGATGAGACCTGCAGCTTGATACTCAGTTGCCGGTATGCTCCTCCGCAGTTCATTTGTGAAAAATGCAGGCCAACATGGATGAGTATTTTGTCAGAGCCGATAGGGCTTACAAAATGATTGAACGTAAAATGCACACAAAGTGTTCAACAGGGAGGTATCGCAGTGCAGAAACAACAAACAAATCAAGAGTTGGCAACACCTGTAGCAGCTCGGTATGCACGGACTTCTGCATCTGTGCAGAGTCAACGCAGAAATCAATGGTTGGCGCTAATGTTACTTTCCCCTGCTCTCATTCTCTTTATTATGTTTGGGATTGGGCCTATGCTAGGAGCGGCTTATCTCAGCGTATTAAAGTGGAACGGATTAGGGAGTCCCGTCTTTGTTGGTTTATCGAATTGGATCGCCTATTTTCATGATACGGAGGCGTTGAAATCCCTCTGGTTAACTATTGAAGTCATGATCTTCAGTTGGCTTATTCAAACACCAATTTCCATGATGGTCGGGCTGTATTTGGCAGGGCGGCAGCGGCATCGCAGTTGGATTGGTACGGGTTATTTCCTCCCTTTGTTGCTGTCTTCCGTCGCGATCGGCCTCCTGTGGTCGTATATCCTGAACCCGAATTTTGGGTTGGTTGACACGTTAATGACAAATCTTCACTTAAAGTTTCTGGCGTTAGACTGGTTGGGGAGTCCGCGTCTCGCATTATGGAGTCTGGTAGCAATCGTTTCCTGGCAATATATACCGTTCCATAGCCTCTTGTATCAGGCTGGGCGCAGACAAGTTTCAGAGTCGCTTTATGAAGCCGCATGTCTAGATGGCGCTAACGGTTGGCAAGAGTTCTGGTTTATCACTCTGCCGCAGCTGAAGTATACCGTCGTTACATCCACTGTTTTGATGCTCACTGGATCACTCACCTACTTCGACCTGATTTATATATTGACAAACGGCGGACCAGGCGACGCAACCAATGTGCTTGCTCTCAATATGTATGAAACGGCGTTTAATAAACAGCTCATGGGATATGGCAGTGTAATGGCTGTTGTCATTGCTGTTTTTGGCATCTTGTTATCGGTAGTAATGATTCGATTAACCGGATTTAAAAACATGGAAAGCCAGGCGGAAGGAGTATGACAAATATATGGGGCCGTCGCAGATGCTGCGTAAATTCATTGTAACCGTACTAGCCGTGTTTTGGCTGATCGTTGCTCTCTATCCGATATTATATTTGTTGTTTGAAAGTTTTCGCAGCCAGGAAACGTATTTGACAGGATTGCCTTGGTTACCGCCAAAACATCTTTATTTCGGAAACTATCAAAGCGTCCTTTCACAAGGTTTTGGAATATACTTCTTGAATAGTACCATTGTGGCTCTGGTGTCGCTTGTAATGATTATTATTTTTGGTATGATGGCGTCGTACGCGATCGTACGACTAAAGGGTTGGGTTAGTTCCAAGGTGTTTATGTTGTTTTTGGCTGGTCTTGCCATTCCCATTCAAGCAGCCATTATTCCGCTTTACCTCTTGATATTCCGCCTGGGTCTGTATGATACACTCTGGGCAATGATTTTGCCATCCGTGGCGTTTGCTTTACCTTTATCCATTTTGATTCTTGTAAATTTTTTACGTGATATTCCGAAGGAATTATATGAGGCTATGATGATGGAGGGCATTGGCACATTGGGACTCCTATGGAGGCTTGCATTCCCACTATCAAAACCGGCCCTGACTGCCGTTGGGATCTTTAATTTTGTACAGATTTGGAACAACTTTTTGTTTCCGTTAGTTCTCACCAACAACCCGAACTTACAGACCTTGCCTCTTGCATTGCAGCATTTTCAAGGTCAATATACGATGAACGTCCCAGCCATCATGGCAGCTGTCACACTGTCGGCAATACCGCTTATCATTGCATATATTTTCGGCAGAAGGCAGTTACTGGCAGGCATGACTGCAGGTTTTAGCAAATAAAGCCGATTGGATATATGTTTGAGCAGATTTTTATCCCGTTCATCCAACATAATGTTTGTAGACTTACAAATATATTTTCAACGGGAAGAGATATCTTCCGAAATCAACGACAATGATTGCACAGGAGCAGATAACTATGCACAAAGACATTCAAGACCTTATTTTGCAAATGACACTTGAAGAAAAAGCAAGTTTATGTTCAGGATTCGATTTCTGGCATACGAAACCAATTCCACGACTCGGCATTCCGCCCATTATGGTGGCAGATGGTCCCCATGGATTACGGAAACAAAAGGAAGACTCGGATCATCTGGGACTTCATGACAGTGTTCCAGCTACCTGCTTCCCTTCCGGAGCAACGGTGGCCTGTTCCTGGGACCGCACATTGATAAAAGAAATTGGAATGGCGTTGGGGGAAGAATGCCAGGCAGAGAACGTTTCAGTGTTATTGGGACCGGCTGCGAATATCAAACGCTCTCCATTATGTGGGAGAAATTTTGAATACTTTTCAGAGGATCCATACTTATCATCAGAAATGGGGGCAAGCTATATTGAAGGAGTCCAAAGTCAGGGAGTCGGGACTTCATTAAAGCATTTTGCCGCAAATAACCAGGAACACCGAAGGATGTCAATAGACGCGATTGTGGATGAACGAACGCTCCGGGAAATCTATCTTGCCAGCTTTGAAACCGCTGTTAAGCGTTCCAAACCGTGGACAGTTATGTGTGCGTATAATCGGTTGAACGGCGATTTCTGTTCTGAGAACAAATTTTTACTGACAGATATTTTAAGAGAAGAATGGGGTCATGTTGGGTTCGTCATGTCCGACTGGGGTGCTGTGAATGACCGTGTCGATGGACTCGAGGCTGGGTTGGAACTTGAAATGCCGGGTAACGGCGGATTAAGGGATTGGAACATTGTCGAGGCGGTGAGAAGTGGGAAACTTCCGGAAGAAGTGCTGGACAGAGCGGTTGAAAGGCTGTTAACTGTGATTTTCAAGGCGGTCGGCGAGAAGAAGGAAAATGCCTCATATGATCGGGAAGAACATCATCAGTTGGCACGAAAAGCGGCATGCGAGAGTATTGTGTTGCTCAGGAACGAGGACTCTGTTTTGCCGCTGAAAAAAGAAGGGACCATTGCGGTAATTGGTGAGTTTATAAAGTCACCACGATATCAAGGTGGTGGTAGCTCACACGTTCAACCTACGAGTCTGGACGATTTTTATGATGAGATTCGGAAGGTCGCAGGCGAGGGTGTACGCGTACTTTATGCAGATGGCTACTCTCTTGAGAATGACAATGTTGATGAACAACTGATTGATGAAGCAAGACAAACGGCAATTCGAGCGGATGTGGCTGTGGTATTTGCTGGATTACCGGAACGCTACGAATCGGAAGGCTACGATAGGGAGCACATTAGCATTCCGGAAAATCACCTGAGATTAATTGAAGCTGTAGCTGATGTTCAGCCCAATGTTGTGGTTGTATTAAGTAATGGCTCTCCAGTGGAAATGCCATGGCTTCATCGCGTTAAAGGGATTTTAGAAACGTATTTGGGAGGTCAAGCTTTAGGAGGAGCCATTGCAGACATCCTGTTTGGTCATGCGAATCCTTGCGGAAAACTGGCTGAAACGTTTCCCAAGCAATTGAGCCATAATCCATCCTATCTAAACTTCCCTGGAAAAGGGGACAAGGTCGAGTACAAAGAGGGATTGTTTGTTGGATATCGATATTATGACGCAAAAGACATTGAACCTCTGTTTCCATTCGGGTATGGCCTGAGCTACACCGGTTTTGAGTATAGCCGGTTATTCATAGACAAGGATGAAATCATGGATTGTGAAACGGTTACGGTCAGTGTAAACGTTAAAAACATCGGATCGGTCGTGGGAAAAGAAATTGTTCAGTTATATGTGGGAGGAACTGAAAGTAGTATTATTCGTCCAAAAAAGGAACTAAAGGGATTTGCTAAGGTAGAACTGCAGCCAGGTGAAGAAAAGACTGTGCGATTTACATTGGAGAAGCGATCTTTTGCCTATTATGACATCGATTTGAAAGATTGGCAGGTGGAGAGCGGAGATTATGATATATGTATTGGCAAATCGTCCAGGGAGATCGTCCTTACAACACGTATTCGTGTTCAATCAAGCGCATCGCCTAAACAGATAATTACTCCCAATTCGCTTATCGGCGATCTTATGGCAGATCCTGATGCAGCGCCTATTGTTCAACAACTGCTCCACGATTACAATGAGAAGTCCGGCCTAATGGAATCGTTGAAAGATAATCCGGAAATGGCGATGGCCATGATGAAATATATGCCTTTGCGGGGATTGACAGCATTCGGGCAAGGACGATTCACTGATGAGATGATAGCCAGGGCGATTGAGCAGCTAATGGAAACCATGTCTAAACGCTATGTGAAGAACTAAAAACCAAACATAAAGGAGTTTGTACCATGCCGAAGTTAGGACTTCAATTGTACACGTTGAGAGACTTGTTAAAAGAAGATTTTATAGGAACATTACGCAAGGTGTCCAAGATAGGGTATGAAGGTGTTGAATTTGCCGGATACGGGGATATGTCGATACGGGAACTCCGTCGTGCAGTCGATGATCTTGGCTTGACACCTGTCTCAAATCATGTTCCATTAGCGCACCTGGAAACCAAACTGGACATTGTAATCGAAGAAGCAAAAGAACTCGGAATCAGTTATATCGTCTGTCCGTTTATTGCTGAGGATCGCAGAAAAGACGCGAATGACTACCGCAAGTTAGCAGCACTTTTCAATCAGGTAGGAGAGAAGTTGGCTCAGGAAGGTTTGAAATTTGCGTATCACAATCATGCATTTGAGTTTGTAAAATTCAATGAACAATACGCACTTGACGCACTGTATCAGTGGACCGATTTACAGTTCGTCCAAGCGGAACTTGATGTCTACTGGATTGAATATGCCGGTGAAAGTGCTGTTGAATATATAAAAAAATATGCCAATCGTACTGAATTGTTGCATGTCAAAGATATGACCAATGACGATGAACGATTTTTTGCAGAAGTTGGCAGCGGTTGTTTGAATATTCCAGGGATTTTGGAAACAGCCCAAGCATCCAACATACTGTGGTACCTTGTGGAACAAGATGTTTCAAGACGCAATCCGCTTGAGAGTGTTGAAATGAGTTATCGATATCTGTCTGGTATTGAGAAATAAGTTGATTCAATAAACCAATTTAGATTTTATAAACTTTATCAGAATTGAGGATATAAAAATGAGTAACGATAGTGAAATTCGAATTGGTTTAATAGGGGCAGGAAATATTGGCAAGGTTCATTTAGAAGTATTTGAACAGGTTAAAGGGGCGTCGATTGTTGCAATTCATGACGCATTCCTTCCTCTTGCAGAGCAAAGAGCACAGCAGTATGGTATCCAAAACGTACACGACAGAGTAGAGAACCTCATCCATGATGATAGGTTAGATGCGGTAATTATTGGTGTTCCAAATACATTTCATGCCCCGTTGGCAATACAAGCTTTGGAAGCTAGTAAGCATGTGTTGTTGGAAAAACCGATGGCCTTAAATTCTGCAGCAGCAAAGGACATTGTTCGGGCTGAACGCGCTTCGGGAAAAATTGCGATGATTGCACATCAAATGCGCTGGCAATGGAATACGATACAATTGAAAGAACAAATTGAAAAAGGCGCATTAGGCAGCATTTACGGCGCGAAAACGGGATGGTTGCGGCGTAAAGGGATTCCGGGATGGGGAACCTGGTTTACCCGAAACAGTGAATCCGGCGGAGGACCTTTGATTGATCTCGGTGTACATATGTTGGACTTGGCACTATATTTAATGGGAAATCCCAAACCCATTTCTGTATCCGGTTCTACTTTTGCAGAATTTGGTCCCAGGAAAAAAGGGATTGGCACTTGGGGGAAACCGGATTGGAATGGGTATTTTGATGTTGAAGATCTGGCAATGGCTTTCATTAAAATGGATGATGGAAGCACTTTATCACTGGATGTCAGCTGGGCAGTTCATATGGATACGGACAATCAACCATTTGTCCATCTCATGGGTTCTGAAGGGGGAGCTTCCATTGTTGGAAACTCCGCCAAGCTACTCACCGAGATCTTTGACAGGGCCGTAGATGTTCCACTCAATCAACCAGCAGATGATGAGGGTGATAGAGTGCGGTTGAGCCGCCATTTTATCGAGTGCATACGCGAATGTAAAACTCCCATTTCATCTGTACTGACAGGACTTGCCAACAATCTGATCATAGATGCCATTTTCGAGTCATCTCGAAGTGGTAAGGAAGTAGTATTGGATTGGAACATCTGAGAGAATTTAGGGAATCGAACTTGTGACTGCTGGGTTAAAAAAGACCTACCTTCTTAGAAACATCTCATCTATAATCTTCACAAGGAGTCGAAAGACAGAACAATTTCAACAACTTTTCAGATAATTGAGCGTATTGTACCGACAATACGCTCTTTTTAAAACTGATTTTTTCGGCATACGGACATTATGTGCAACAAAAATGATTGGTTTTCGGAAAATGAAGAGGTGAAATTTGGAATATATTATGTCGAATGAGATAGATGACATTTTTAAACATACTGTTGATTATTAACCTTGAATTACAAAAAAGAATATCATTTAAAATCAAAGATTGTAATTTTGGGGTCGGGTGATAATTTTTATTGACAATTTTCTCATGTTAGTTAATAATAATTACTAACATTATTTGTTTGGAAGTAAATGAGAATAAAGGGATTTAAAAACTTTATTTCAACCGAACGTTCTAATTTTAGAAATGGGTCATGGCTAATCGATTCCAAAATAAAATGAAATTCATGTAAACGGATACATTTTGGTCAAGTTACTAGAAGAAGATACATAATGCAGGCAAAGAGGTGGTCGTCGAATGAATTCAATTTATGGAATTGACAATAAACAAGATTTGATAGAAAGAGTGGGAGACATTCGACAAGTTGCGAGATTCCAGCGGATGGAGTTGTTAGACGGGAAAGGAAAAGGAAACGAAATTATTCAGGTTCAGAATGGAACGGGTTTGAGCTTTCAAATTTCAGTCAGTCGAGCTTTTGATATCGGATTATGCGAATTATATGGAATTCCAATAAGTTGGATGTCACATACTGGACCAGTTTCTCCATTCTTTTATGACAAAGAGATGACCGAATGGAATCGTAGCTTCGAAGGAGGATTATTCGCGACATGTGGACTGACGTACATGGGAAAACCATGTGTTGATCAAGGTCAACAATTGGGGCAACATGGCCGGATTTCGTCTACGCCTTCCGAACTTCTGCAAGCAGAAGGACGTTGGACAGAGGAAAAGTATGAACTGATTTTTCGAGGGAAAGTGCGGGAAAGCAAGGCTCTTGAAGAATGTGTGACTCTGGAGAGGACCATAACTACTTGTTTAGGAGAAAACCGAATAATCATCTCGGACTGGATCACAAATGAGACTTTTATGCCGGTTGAGCACATGGTAATGTACCATTTCAACTTTGGTTATCCGTTGGTTAGTGAATTTTGTCAGATACAAATCCCAGATAGCAAGAAAAGATGGATTATTGGCGATGGTCCGACGATAGATTCCCATCGGTATGGGAAACCTTCCAATAATGCAAACCCTTGTGTTATGGTCCATGAAGAAGTGGAAGCGGCTGATGGTCTCATCAAAGTGGGGATAAACAATGATATTTTTCATAATGGGGTGAAAAAGCGGCTGGGAGTTACGATAAGTTATTCGAAGGACGCTTGTCCTTGTCTCACCCAATGGAAACACCAGAGAAAAGGCATATATGTTATGGGAATTGAGCCGGGAAATGTGACAACTGAAGGGCGGGGTAAACATCGTGAGAGAGGGACCTTGCCCTTTTTACAGCCTGGTGAAAGCAAACAGTACCAATTTGTTTTGGATTTTCAATTAAAGGAGGACTAGAACATGAATGTCATTTGTATATTGATGGATACATTGCGACGTGATCATCTTGGCTGCTATGGAAATCAGTGGATCGAGACCCCAAATATTGATCGATTCGCCCGGAATGGGGCTTTATTTGAAAATGCATATATCGGCTCTTACCCATGCATGCCAGCTAGGCAAGATTTATGGACAGGTCGCTTGAACTTTCTTTGGAGGGGGTGGTCTCCTTTGGAATATGATCAGGAAGATCTGATTTCTTTGCTGTCATGGGAAGATAAGACCACCATGTTAATTACTGATCATTACCATCTTTGGCAATATGGCTCTGGCAATTATCATTTTAGTTTCAATGGAATGGAAATTATTCGTGGGCAGGAATTGGATAATTGGATTACCAATCCTGAAATCGAGATCAAGTATCCAGCTTCACCAGATAAGTTAAATCGCAAATGGGATCGTTATTTCCGTAATACCGCCCATTTTGAAAAAGAAGAGGATTATTTTGCCGCACAGGTGTTTCAAAAAAGTATGGACTGGGTTGAACAAAACAAAAATCTTAAAGATTTCTTCTTGATGATAGATTGCTTTGATCCACATGAACCGTTTGATCCTCCGGTGGGGTACGCAGAAAGATACAATCCCGGGTATGAAGGTG
Above is a window of Fodinisporobacter ferrooxydans DNA encoding:
- a CDS encoding carbohydrate ABC transporter permease, which gives rise to MQKQQTNQELATPVAARYARTSASVQSQRRNQWLALMLLSPALILFIMFGIGPMLGAAYLSVLKWNGLGSPVFVGLSNWIAYFHDTEALKSLWLTIEVMIFSWLIQTPISMMVGLYLAGRQRHRSWIGTGYFLPLLLSSVAIGLLWSYILNPNFGLVDTLMTNLHLKFLALDWLGSPRLALWSLVAIVSWQYIPFHSLLYQAGRRQVSESLYEAACLDGANGWQEFWFITLPQLKYTVVTSTVLMLTGSLTYFDLIYILTNGGPGDATNVLALNMYETAFNKQLMGYGSVMAVVIAVFGILLSVVMIRLTGFKNMESQAEGV
- a CDS encoding carbohydrate ABC transporter permease, whose amino-acid sequence is MGPSQMLRKFIVTVLAVFWLIVALYPILYLLFESFRSQETYLTGLPWLPPKHLYFGNYQSVLSQGFGIYFLNSTIVALVSLVMIIIFGMMASYAIVRLKGWVSSKVFMLFLAGLAIPIQAAIIPLYLLIFRLGLYDTLWAMILPSVAFALPLSILILVNFLRDIPKELYEAMMMEGIGTLGLLWRLAFPLSKPALTAVGIFNFVQIWNNFLFPLVLTNNPNLQTLPLALQHFQGQYTMNVPAIMAAVTLSAIPLIIAYIFGRRQLLAGMTAGFSK
- a CDS encoding glycoside hydrolase family 3 C-terminal domain-containing protein encodes the protein MHKDIQDLILQMTLEEKASLCSGFDFWHTKPIPRLGIPPIMVADGPHGLRKQKEDSDHLGLHDSVPATCFPSGATVACSWDRTLIKEIGMALGEECQAENVSVLLGPAANIKRSPLCGRNFEYFSEDPYLSSEMGASYIEGVQSQGVGTSLKHFAANNQEHRRMSIDAIVDERTLREIYLASFETAVKRSKPWTVMCAYNRLNGDFCSENKFLLTDILREEWGHVGFVMSDWGAVNDRVDGLEAGLELEMPGNGGLRDWNIVEAVRSGKLPEEVLDRAVERLLTVIFKAVGEKKENASYDREEHHQLARKAACESIVLLRNEDSVLPLKKEGTIAVIGEFIKSPRYQGGGSSHVQPTSLDDFYDEIRKVAGEGVRVLYADGYSLENDNVDEQLIDEARQTAIRADVAVVFAGLPERYESEGYDREHISIPENHLRLIEAVADVQPNVVVVLSNGSPVEMPWLHRVKGILETYLGGQALGGAIADILFGHANPCGKLAETFPKQLSHNPSYLNFPGKGDKVEYKEGLFVGYRYYDAKDIEPLFPFGYGLSYTGFEYSRLFIDKDEIMDCETVTVSVNVKNIGSVVGKEIVQLYVGGTESSIIRPKKELKGFAKVELQPGEEKTVRFTLEKRSFAYYDIDLKDWQVESGDYDICIGKSSREIVLTTRIRVQSSASPKQIITPNSLIGDLMADPDAAPIVQQLLHDYNEKSGLMESLKDNPEMAMAMMKYMPLRGLTAFGQGRFTDEMIARAIEQLMETMSKRYVKN
- a CDS encoding sugar phosphate isomerase/epimerase family protein; protein product: MPKLGLQLYTLRDLLKEDFIGTLRKVSKIGYEGVEFAGYGDMSIRELRRAVDDLGLTPVSNHVPLAHLETKLDIVIEEAKELGISYIVCPFIAEDRRKDANDYRKLAALFNQVGEKLAQEGLKFAYHNHAFEFVKFNEQYALDALYQWTDLQFVQAELDVYWIEYAGESAVEYIKKYANRTELLHVKDMTNDDERFFAEVGSGCLNIPGILETAQASNILWYLVEQDVSRRNPLESVEMSYRYLSGIEK
- a CDS encoding Gfo/Idh/MocA family protein, which codes for MSNDSEIRIGLIGAGNIGKVHLEVFEQVKGASIVAIHDAFLPLAEQRAQQYGIQNVHDRVENLIHDDRLDAVIIGVPNTFHAPLAIQALEASKHVLLEKPMALNSAAAKDIVRAERASGKIAMIAHQMRWQWNTIQLKEQIEKGALGSIYGAKTGWLRRKGIPGWGTWFTRNSESGGGPLIDLGVHMLDLALYLMGNPKPISVSGSTFAEFGPRKKGIGTWGKPDWNGYFDVEDLAMAFIKMDDGSTLSLDVSWAVHMDTDNQPFVHLMGSEGGASIVGNSAKLLTEIFDRAVDVPLNQPADDEGDRVRLSRHFIECIRECKTPISSVLTGLANNLIIDAIFESSRSGKEVVLDWNI
- a CDS encoding aldose 1-epimerase family protein: MNSIYGIDNKQDLIERVGDIRQVARFQRMELLDGKGKGNEIIQVQNGTGLSFQISVSRAFDIGLCELYGIPISWMSHTGPVSPFFYDKEMTEWNRSFEGGLFATCGLTYMGKPCVDQGQQLGQHGRISSTPSELLQAEGRWTEEKYELIFRGKVRESKALEECVTLERTITTCLGENRIIISDWITNETFMPVEHMVMYHFNFGYPLVSEFCQIQIPDSKKRWIIGDGPTIDSHRYGKPSNNANPCVMVHEEVEAADGLIKVGINNDIFHNGVKKRLGVTISYSKDACPCLTQWKHQRKGIYVMGIEPGNVTTEGRGKHRERGTLPFLQPGESKQYQFVLDFQLKED